The genomic DNA CCTCTATAGAGCCTGAGAAGGAAGAATCTGATGAGACCGAGGCAAAGATTAATGAAAATCTCATCAGAGGTGTTGATGAGCTTGAGCTTTCTGTGAGATCAGCAAATTGTCTGAAGAATGCAGATATTCGTTACATAGGCGAACTTGTTCAAAAGACGGAAGGTGAAATGCTCAAAACCAAGAACTTTGGTCGTAAATCGCTAAATGAAATTAAGGAGATTCTCACTGATATGGGCCTCAGCTTTGGCATGCAAATCGCAAACTGGCCACCCGATGATCTTCCTGAATTGCCCGAAACACCGGATTACCTCGCACTGGATGACGAGGATAATTAATAATCGCTGATAATATTATATACTATATTTAGGAGTTGAAATGAGACACCTTAAATCAGGCAAACAGCTTGGTAGAAATTCGAGCCACAGAAAAGCGATGTATCGCAACATGGTCGTATCTTTGCTGGATAAGGAAAGTATTACTACTACTGATGTTAAGGCTAAAGAATTAAGAAGGCATGCCGAAAAATTAATTACACTCGGAAAGCGTGGTACCCTTTCTGCCAGAAGAATGGCAAGAGTGATGGTTAATGACAGGGAAGTGTTGCAAAAGCTTTTCACAACACTTGCTGACAGGTATAAAGACAGGCCCGGTGGTTATATAAGGATCATCAAGCTTGGTATGAGGGCGGGAGATAACGCACCACTTTCTTCAATACAACTGGTAACTGAAGAAATGAAAGGCGCAGAAAAACCGGTTAAGAAAACAAGCTCTGCAAAAAAGAAAGCGTCTGTAGGAGAAGAGAAAAAAATAAAAAAGACTTCTCAGCAAGAGGAAGCAGTTGAGGAAGCCGAAGCAGTTGCTGTAGATTCGGAAAAGGAAGAGGTTCAAGCGGAAGAGGTGGTTGAGGCTCAAGCCAAAGAAAAGACGGAAGAAAAGACGGAGACAGAAGAAGCGTCTGTGGAAGTAACTGAAGAGGAAGAAAAAGAAGAAAAAAAATGATTTTGAAATTTTAATACGCATTAAAAGAGCAAGGATTTCGTTCCTTGCTTTTTTTTTGTTTAAACTTAAATAAAGAAAGTAGTTATTATTTAGGCGCTTTTACTGATGATCAAATAAAGTATTCTTATGTTAACAAAGAAAAAAGAGATAATAAGATTAAAAGAAATTACTTTCAGCTATTCTGATTTTGCCGACAAAAGTAAAATTTTATTTTCAAACCTTAACCTCACTCTGAAGGAAGGGGAATACACCGCTATCGGTGGTGCTAATGGTTCAGGTAAGACGACCCTTGCAGCGTTATTAAAAGGAATATTAAAACCTCTTTCAGGTGAGATTATATTTCGTGGTGCAAATGTTACAAAAAATGGAATTAATCCTGAAATAGGCTATATATATTCAAATCCTGAAAATCAGATTGTATCTCCTGTTGTTGAAGATGATATAGCCTTTGGTCTGGAAAATATGGGTGTCTATGGTCGGGAAATTGAAGATGCTCTCTTTGGCGCACTTGAAAAAGTTAATGCCCTCAATCTTCAAAAAGAACTAACACACCTTCTTTCCGGAGGTGAACAGCAAAAAATTAATATTGCAGGGATTCTGGCCCTTAACTGTAAATGTATTATTTTTGATGAGGCTTCATCCATGCTTGATCCTATGTCGCGACGTACATTATTAAAAATTTTAAAAGAATTGAATAAGGAGTATGGGATAACCATTGTTCAGATCACTCATAACCTTTTTGAGCTAATGAGCTCAGATCGTGTTATTTATATGGAAGGTGGCGCTATAGTATTTGATGGAAAATGGCCCTTATTATTTGAAAAAGGAGGTGTTTCTTATTCTTTTACAGATAAACAGAGACTGCTTGTCGAGTTTATTCAAAAAATAAATAAACTTACTTCCGAACCTATGCTCTTTGACTGTGACATGA from Deltaproteobacteria bacterium includes the following:
- a CDS encoding ATP-binding cassette domain-containing protein, translating into MLTKKKEIIRLKEITFSYSDFADKSKILFSNLNLTLKEGEYTAIGGANGSGKTTLAALLKGILKPLSGEIIFRGANVTKNGINPEIGYIYSNPENQIVSPVVEDDIAFGLENMGVYGREIEDALFGALEKVNALNLQKELTHLLSGGEQQKINIAGILALNCKCIIFDEASSMLDPMSRRTLLKILKELNKEYGITIVQITHNLFELMSSDRVIYMEGGAIVFDGKWPLLFEKGGVSYSFTDKQRLLVEFIQKINKLTSEPMLFDCDMNSMIERLLQRVGSQASLPVK